The sequence below is a genomic window from Thermodesulfobacteriota bacterium.
CCCCATGGCCCAAGGCCTGGCGCCGCTGAGCTCCCGCAGCCAGGGCTGGACGGCAGCCGGACCGCAGGCGGTGCCGGCGGCGCAGCTCGCCCCGCGCGCCACGTTCAAGCCGGGCGTCATCAAGCTGGAGCAGGCGCCGGTGGTACGGTTCTCCGGCGTCATCCAGCAGCTGTCCGAGATGCCCCAGCAGGACGGCCAGATCCATCTCTGGCTGGAGGCCACCGACAAGCGGGAGCTCCGGATCTCGGTGGCCCCGTCGTGGTTCCTGGAATACACCGGTTGCCGTCTGAGCCATGACCAAGCCATCTCCGGGGTGGGGTTCCAGTTTGATGCGTCAGGCCCGGAGCCGCTCATCTACGCCCGACGGCTCCAGGTGGGCGGCACGACCTGCCAGCTTCGCAACGACGAGGGATTTGCCCTCTGGTCCAACCGGTTACGATGACAGGCACGGGGCAGACCGGCAAAACCGCCGGGCGGGCCGGCCTGGCGCTGGTGCTGGTGGCCGCCGTCCTGGCCAGCTGGCACGGGCTTTCCCGGCTGGATGCCGCCCTGTCCGGCCTTGTGACCTTGCCTGCGCCGCAGGGTGCCACCGGCCTCTTCCTGGACTCCCAGCCCGCAACGCCCCCCCCGCGGCAGACAGTGATCCGGCGTATCCCCCGCATCAGCGCCGCGGCGGTGCGCCTCCATCCCTTCTGGGGCCGTTGTGACCACTGCCACCTGTTCGTGAACGGACCTCCCGCCGGCTCGCAGCCGAAAACCCCGGTGGGCGCCGCCCTGGAAGGGATCTCCACCATCATCAAGATCGCCCCTCCCATCCTGCCCAGCTCAGCCCGGCCTCATCCGCCTGCCGGTCGCTGCATCAAGTGCCACGACATCGTGGTGCGGTGGTAGGACTCGCCCTCACCTCCCGCATCCACTTGAGGAGTGCCTCCCTTCCTCGGGCGCCGTGCTTATGGTTTGCCCATGGAGCCGAAAGGACCCTGCCGATCATGCCGGTCGAGCGGGGTCCGGCACGGCACCTGCGGATGCCGCCGGCAGGCGGCAAGGAGGCGACCATGAATACCGCATTCTCTCTTCTGTTGCTGGTCCTGGCCCTGGCCGCCGGACCTTTGCTGGCAGCGCCTTTGGCGGGCGCCGGCCAGACGGATGCCAGCCGCACCGCCATCTTTGCCGGCGGCTGCTTCTGGTGCATGGAAAAGCCCTTCCAGGAGCTGCCGGGGGTGATGGCCGTCACCTCCGGCTACATCGGTGGCCAGACGGAGAATCCTACCTATGAGAACTATGCGGCCGGCGGTCACATCGAGGCGGTGGAGGTCCGCTACGACCCGGCCCGCATCAGCTACCAGGATCTGCTGCGCGTGTTCTGGCGCCAGATCGATCCCACGGACCCGGCCGGCCAGTTCGCCGACCGGGGTCACGCTTACACCACCGCCATCTTCTTCGGCAGCGAAGAGGAGCGGCTGCTGGCCGAGACGTCCAAGGCGGCCCTGGCCAAACGGGGGCTCTTCGACAAGCCCATCGTCACCCCCATCCTGGCCGCGACCCGCTTCTGGCCAGCCGAGGAGTACCATCAGGACTACGCCGACAAGAATCCGCTCCGGTATCGGCTGTACCGGGCCGGCTCCGGCCGGGATCGGTTCC
It includes:
- a CDS encoding magnetochrome domain-containing protein: MTGTGQTGKTAGRAGLALVLVAAVLASWHGLSRLDAALSGLVTLPAPQGATGLFLDSQPATPPPRQTVIRRIPRISAAAVRLHPFWGRCDHCHLFVNGPPAGSQPKTPVGAALEGISTIIKIAPPILPSSARPHPPAGRCIKCHDIVVRW
- the msrB gene encoding peptide-methionine (R)-S-oxide reductase MsrB — protein: MNTAFSLLLLVLALAAGPLLAAPLAGAGQTDASRTAIFAGGCFWCMEKPFQELPGVMAVTSGYIGGQTENPTYENYAAGGHIEAVEVRYDPARISYQDLLRVFWRQIDPTDPAGQFADRGHAYTTAIFFGSEEERLLAETSKAALAKRGLFDKPIVTPILAATRFWPAEEYHQDYADKNPLRYRLYRAGSGRDRFLDAVWGNEPPLAPGGSSGRPSPEEMKARLTPLQYEVIVNEGTEPPFDNEYWDNKRPGIYVDVISGEPLFSSRDKYDSGTGWPSFSRPLVADNIVEREDRRLFSTRTEVRSRQGDAHLGHVFPDGPPPTGLRYCINSAALRFVPAEDLGQEGYGQLAPLFTAPRP